The genomic DNA ACGTCACCCATCCTGCAGCATCCAACCTGCACGCCGTAACCCCCACCGCCGGCAGTGACGAGGAACGCCTGCGGCAGCTCGGCTACACCCAGGAGCTCGCCCGCTCGCTCTCGAGCTTCTCCAACTTCGCGGTGTCCTTCTCCATCGTCTCCGTCCTGTCCGGCTGTCTCACCCTCTACGGCTTCGGCATGGTGACCGGTGGCCCCGCGCTGATCACCTGGGGCTGGCCGCTGGTCGGCCTGATGACGCTCTGCGTCGGCCTGGCGATGGCCGAGATCTGCTCCGCCTACCCGACCGCCGGCGGCCTGTACTACTGGGCGGCCAAGCTGGCCCGGGGCAACGCCCCCGCGTGGAGCTGGTTCACCGGCTGGTTCAACTTCATGGGCCAGGTCGCGGTGACCGCCAGCGTCGACTACGGCGCCGCGAGCTTCACCAACGCCCTGCTCGACCTCCAGTTCGGCTTCGCCGCCACCACCCCGCACACGGTGGAGATCTTCGCGGTGATCCTGGCCCTCCACGGTCTGCTGAACAGCTTCGGGGTGCGCCTGGTCGCCCTCTTCAACACCGTCAGCGTCTGGTGGCACCTGGTCGGCGTCCTGGTCATCGTCGGCGCGCTGGCGCTGCTGCCCAGCCACCACGCCTCGGCCTCCTTCGTCTTCGGACACTTCGTCAACGAGACCGGCTTCCGCAACTCCCTGTACGTCGGCCTGCTCGGCCTGCTGCTCGCCCAGTACACGCTGACCGGGTACGACGCCTCCGCGCACATGACCGAGGAGACCAAGGACGCCGCCCGCTCGGGCCCCAAGGGCATCGTCAACGCCATCGTGGTCTCCATCGTGGCGGGCTGGGTGCTGCTGCTGGGCCTGACCTTCGCCATCCAGAACTACGACGGAGCACTCACCTCCTCCACCGGCGTCCCGCCCGCACAGAT from Kitasatospora terrestris includes the following:
- a CDS encoding amino acid permease; translated protein: MSPDDTHVTHPAASNLHAVTPTAGSDEERLRQLGYTQELARSLSSFSNFAVSFSIVSVLSGCLTLYGFGMVTGGPALITWGWPLVGLMTLCVGLAMAEICSAYPTAGGLYYWAAKLARGNAPAWSWFTGWFNFMGQVAVTASVDYGAASFTNALLDLQFGFAATTPHTVEIFAVILALHGLLNSFGVRLVALFNTVSVWWHLVGVLVIVGALALLPSHHASASFVFGHFVNETGFRNSLYVGLLGLLLAQYTLTGYDASAHMTEETKDAARSGPKGIVNAIVVSIVAGWVLLLGLTFAIQNYDGALTSSTGVPPAQIFIDAIGTSGAKFLLLIVIGAQFFCGMASVTANSRMIYAFSRDGALPGSKIWHRIDERTQTPTNAIWLATGGAFLLGLPALWNTTAFAAVTSVSVIGLYLSYVIPVYLRLRQGDAFQVGPWNLGRWSKLIGAVAVVWTGLITVLFMLPTVSPITAKSFNYTSVAITVVIGFAAAWWLLSARRWFTGPRTHEAADTVPAATTEMETLG